One window of the Nocardia huaxiensis genome contains the following:
- a CDS encoding alpha/beta hydrolase: protein MSLSPEWQSFADAATAAFPKLGTEVLDAGEARAFLAARPAIPVEPIPVAAVEEWLVPGPAEAPEVPVRLYRPLEAEKAPGVVVFYHGGGFVLCNLDSHDRFCRTMANAAGVIVVSVDYRRAPEARFPAAARDAYAVLRWVADNAEALGGDPARLAVAGDSAGGNLATVAALQARDQGGPDIVCQLLMYPMLDPACNSGSYTENAEGYFTTAAQLRWYWQQYLTTDADAADPYANPMIADLSGLPPAYIATAEFDPLRDEGEAYGRLLRDAGVETEIHRWNGTIHGFMSMAWHLRETGRANTAAFTALRRALARTPSEMR, encoded by the coding sequence ATGTCCCTCTCCCCCGAATGGCAGAGTTTCGCCGACGCCGCCACCGCGGCGTTCCCGAAGCTGGGCACCGAGGTGCTCGATGCGGGCGAGGCCCGTGCGTTCCTGGCCGCCCGGCCCGCGATCCCGGTCGAGCCCATTCCCGTTGCGGCCGTGGAGGAATGGCTGGTGCCCGGCCCGGCCGAGGCCCCCGAGGTGCCGGTGCGGCTGTACCGGCCGCTGGAGGCCGAGAAGGCGCCGGGCGTCGTGGTCTTCTATCACGGCGGCGGGTTCGTGCTGTGCAATCTCGACAGCCACGACCGGTTCTGCCGGACCATGGCCAATGCGGCCGGTGTCATCGTGGTGTCCGTCGACTACCGCCGCGCCCCCGAGGCCAGGTTCCCCGCCGCCGCGCGGGACGCGTACGCGGTGCTGCGGTGGGTGGCCGACAATGCCGAGGCGCTGGGCGGCGACCCGGCGCGGCTCGCGGTGGCCGGGGACAGCGCGGGCGGGAACCTCGCCACCGTGGCCGCACTCCAGGCCCGTGACCAGGGCGGGCCGGACATCGTGTGCCAGCTGCTGATGTACCCGATGCTGGATCCGGCCTGCAATTCCGGCTCCTACACCGAGAACGCCGAGGGCTACTTCACCACGGCCGCGCAGCTGCGCTGGTACTGGCAGCAGTACCTGACCACCGACGCCGATGCCGCCGACCCCTACGCGAATCCGATGATCGCCGACCTGTCCGGACTGCCGCCCGCCTATATCGCCACCGCCGAGTTCGACCCGCTGCGCGACGAGGGCGAAGCCTACGGGCGGCTGCTGCGGGACGCCGGCGTGGAGACCGAGATCCATCGCTGGAATGGCACCATTCACGGCTTCATGTCCATGGCGTGGCATCTGCGCGAAACCGGGCGCGCCAATACCGCCGCCTTCACCGCATTGCGCCGGGCGCTGGCTCGCACCCCCTCGGAAATGCGATAA
- a CDS encoding DUF5995 family protein has product MDSLANAAPNPVVNTAVSPLSDSEKAELIQLSDPATLTDLHAGQDRIERIAQILVDHKDRRGIFAIFYRNILRDANPLLDAGNFDDPAWARRVSFAFFHSYLENLHGHLTGGAVTPSWQRYYDFAADPSRSAGRVAAAGLDAHLLIDFPQAVAQTGTQVRNTRDFFAIGDSLIGTTQHITDELSAIYGAELGDFFHLYFVGKAGDMVLGDGTTSYVMFQGVRSTSLTSGIAMENPVTGAPAEAGMYALYNTAETVFDGLEFTGLI; this is encoded by the coding sequence GTGGATTCTCTGGCGAATGCCGCCCCGAATCCCGTGGTGAATACCGCCGTTTCGCCGCTGAGCGATTCGGAAAAGGCCGAGCTGATTCAGCTTTCGGATCCGGCCACGCTGACGGACCTGCACGCCGGACAGGACCGCATCGAGCGGATCGCGCAAATCCTGGTGGACCACAAGGACCGTCGCGGGATTTTCGCCATCTTCTATCGCAATATCCTGCGCGACGCGAACCCGCTGCTGGACGCCGGGAACTTCGACGACCCGGCGTGGGCGCGCCGGGTCAGCTTCGCGTTCTTCCACTCCTACCTGGAGAACCTGCACGGGCACCTGACCGGCGGCGCGGTGACGCCGAGCTGGCAGCGCTACTACGACTTCGCCGCCGACCCGAGCCGTTCGGCGGGCCGCGTCGCCGCGGCGGGCCTGGACGCGCACCTGCTCATCGACTTCCCGCAGGCGGTCGCGCAGACCGGCACACAGGTGCGCAATACCCGCGACTTCTTCGCCATCGGCGATTCGCTGATCGGCACCACCCAGCACATCACCGATGAGCTGAGCGCGATCTACGGCGCCGAGCTGGGCGATTTCTTCCACCTGTATTTCGTGGGCAAGGCCGGGGATATGGTGCTCGGTGACGGCACCACGAGTTACGTCATGTTCCAGGGTGTGCGCAGCACCTCGCTGACGTCGGGTATCGCCATGGAGAATCCGGTGACCGGCGCACCGGCGGAAGCGGGCATGTACGCGCTCTACAACACCGCCGAAACCGTCTTCGACGGACTGGAATTCACCGGATTGATCTGA